Proteins encoded together in one Kutzneria kofuensis window:
- a CDS encoding metallophosphoesterase family protein encodes MIRVAAVGDVHLGVDTKGTLRPAYEGIAEHADLVLLAGDLTRLGTVAEGEVVADEFAGLDVPVVAVLGNHDHQSDAEEKIAGLLVDRGITVLEGSGTVLDVDGVRVGIAGAKGFGGGFAGKCGHAFGEREMKAFIHHTEDVAEQLRTALLGLTADVRISLTHYSPSADTLRGEPPEIFPFLGSYLLAEAIDDSNVDLALHGHAHYGSEAGTTAGGVRVRNVAQPVIQAAYRVYTLEPASVVPE; translated from the coding sequence ATGATCCGGGTCGCCGCCGTCGGCGACGTGCACCTCGGCGTCGACACCAAGGGCACCCTGCGCCCCGCCTACGAAGGCATCGCCGAGCACGCCGATCTCGTGCTGCTGGCCGGCGATCTGACCAGGCTCGGCACCGTCGCCGAGGGCGAGGTCGTCGCCGACGAGTTCGCCGGGCTGGACGTGCCGGTGGTCGCGGTGCTCGGCAATCACGACCACCAGTCCGACGCCGAGGAGAAGATCGCCGGGCTGCTCGTCGACCGGGGCATCACCGTGCTGGAGGGCAGCGGCACCGTGCTGGACGTCGACGGCGTGCGGGTCGGCATCGCCGGCGCCAAGGGTTTCGGCGGCGGGTTCGCCGGCAAGTGCGGGCATGCCTTCGGCGAGCGGGAGATGAAGGCGTTCATCCACCACACCGAGGACGTCGCCGAGCAGTTGCGGACCGCGCTGCTGGGGCTGACCGCCGACGTCCGGATCTCGCTGACGCACTACTCGCCGTCGGCCGACACGCTGCGCGGCGAGCCGCCGGAGATCTTCCCGTTCCTCGGCTCGTACCTGCTCGCCGAGGCCATCGACGACAGCAACGTCGACCTGGCCCTGCACGGCCACGCCCACTACGGCAGCGAGGCCGGCACCACCGCGGGCGGGGTTCGGGTCCGCAACGTCGCGCAGCCGGTGATCCAGGCCGCGTACCGCGTCTACACCCTGGAGCCGGCTTCGGTCGTGCCGGAGTGA
- a CDS encoding CGNR zinc finger domain-containing protein, protein MTTFPLLGEPLAVDLANTTVRMRGRDVDLIADDAGLAAWLDLHPALGAVDGDELRELRDAVREVFRSAVDSRPPSPAATTSINKAAHRCVATLSSTSDGPVVEWGGGALAVIARSAVEVVAGATLRGCANHDCVLFFAHGDERRKFCDTKTCANRARQARHRERHSGTTEAGSRV, encoded by the coding sequence GTGACCACTTTTCCACTGCTCGGCGAGCCCCTGGCGGTCGATCTGGCCAACACGACCGTGCGGATGCGCGGCCGGGACGTGGACCTGATCGCCGATGACGCGGGCCTCGCCGCCTGGCTCGACCTGCACCCGGCGCTGGGCGCGGTGGACGGGGACGAGCTCCGGGAACTGCGGGACGCCGTCCGCGAGGTCTTCCGCTCGGCCGTTGACAGCCGCCCGCCGTCACCGGCGGCCACGACGAGCATCAACAAGGCCGCGCACCGGTGTGTGGCCACCTTGTCGTCCACTTCGGACGGTCCGGTGGTGGAGTGGGGTGGTGGCGCGCTCGCCGTCATCGCCCGGTCGGCGGTCGAGGTCGTGGCCGGCGCAACGCTGCGGGGCTGCGCCAACCACGACTGCGTGCTGTTCTTCGCGCACGGCGACGAGCGGCGGAAGTTCTGCGACACCAAGACATGCGCCAACCGAGCCCGCCAGGCCCGGCACCGCGAGCGTCACTCCGGCACGACCGAAGCCGGCTCCAGGGTGTAG
- a CDS encoding alpha/beta fold hydrolase: protein MAIRYRRATVDGVSVFYREAGDPARPTLLLLHGFPTSSVMFRDLIPLLADDFHLVAPDLPGFGQSDMPPVDEFEYSFDHLAEVIDKFVGQLGLGTFGVYVQDYGSPVGFRLAVKRPDQVRAIITQNGNAYEEGLVPEFWAPRRASWADWNPSAEAQAAAALTFDLVRWQYLHGEPDPELVSPDAYTLDALLLERPGAREVNLRLFHDYRTNPPLYPAWQAFLRERRPGVLAAWGRNDQIFGPDGARAFARDVPDAEIHLLDAGHFALETQASTIAALIRDFAPKHLS, encoded by the coding sequence ATGGCGATCCGGTACCGCAGGGCGACCGTGGACGGGGTGTCGGTGTTCTACCGGGAGGCCGGCGACCCGGCCCGGCCCACGCTGCTGCTCCTGCACGGCTTCCCGACCTCGTCGGTGATGTTCCGGGACCTCATCCCGCTGCTCGCCGACGACTTCCACCTCGTCGCGCCCGACCTGCCCGGCTTCGGCCAGTCCGACATGCCGCCCGTCGACGAGTTCGAGTACAGCTTCGACCACCTCGCCGAGGTCATCGACAAGTTCGTCGGGCAGCTCGGCCTGGGCACTTTCGGCGTCTACGTGCAGGACTACGGCTCACCCGTCGGTTTCCGCCTGGCGGTCAAGCGACCCGACCAGGTGCGGGCGATCATCACCCAGAACGGCAATGCCTACGAGGAGGGCCTCGTCCCCGAGTTCTGGGCCCCACGTCGGGCGTCCTGGGCCGACTGGAACCCCTCCGCCGAGGCGCAAGCCGCCGCCGCGCTGACCTTCGATCTCGTCCGGTGGCAGTACCTGCACGGCGAGCCCGATCCCGAGCTCGTCAGCCCCGACGCCTACACCCTCGACGCCCTGCTGCTGGAGCGTCCGGGCGCCCGTGAGGTCAACCTGCGGCTTTTCCACGACTACCGCACCAACCCGCCGCTCTACCCCGCCTGGCAGGCCTTCCTTCGGGAGCGCCGCCCCGGCGTCCTGGCTGCCTGGGGCCGCAACGACCAGATCTTCGGCCCCGACGGCGCCCGCGCCTTTGCCAGGGACGTCCCCGACGCCGAGATCCACCTCCTCGACGCCGGCCACTTCGCGTTGGAGACCCAGGCGTCGACCATCGCCGCGCTGATCCGCGACTTCGCGCCCAAACACCTGTCCTGA
- a CDS encoding class I SAM-dependent methyltransferase — translation MTQVKVRLDRAMETSLVTLYGKALDARMTPSILNDHMAVEALSKIDYDFSRMKAVNEKVAPNAASRSKHFDDWTREFLAANPTATVVHLACGLDTRVWRIDPGPSVAWFDVDFPDVIDVRRKLFPARPGYQMIASSVTSEAWLSAIPTDRPVFLLAEGLTMYLSPADGHLLFRRVVDHFGHGTFAFDGHNRYGIWLVNLMLKRAFGNPMLEWAINSRADIDAIDSRLHCVNADSALLAPASRALPPSTRLLTRLVKHFPPLRDLGLYLRYTF, via the coding sequence ATGACGCAGGTGAAGGTTCGGCTGGACCGGGCGATGGAGACCTCGCTCGTCACGTTGTACGGCAAGGCTCTGGACGCCCGGATGACCCCGTCGATCCTCAACGACCACATGGCCGTCGAGGCGCTGTCGAAGATCGATTACGACTTCTCGCGGATGAAGGCCGTCAACGAGAAGGTCGCCCCCAACGCCGCCTCCCGTTCCAAGCACTTCGACGACTGGACCCGGGAGTTCCTTGCCGCGAACCCCACCGCCACCGTCGTGCACCTGGCTTGCGGCCTGGACACCCGGGTGTGGCGCATCGACCCCGGCCCGTCAGTGGCCTGGTTCGACGTCGACTTCCCCGACGTCATCGACGTCCGCCGCAAGCTCTTCCCCGCGCGCCCCGGCTACCAGATGATCGCGTCATCTGTGACCTCGGAGGCGTGGCTCTCGGCCATTCCCACCGACCGCCCCGTGTTCCTGCTCGCCGAGGGCCTCACGATGTACCTCTCCCCCGCGGACGGCCACCTCCTGTTCCGCCGCGTCGTCGACCACTTCGGACACGGCACCTTCGCCTTCGACGGCCACAACCGCTACGGCATCTGGCTCGTCAACCTCATGCTCAAGCGGGCCTTCGGCAACCCCATGCTGGAGTGGGCCATCAACAGCCGCGCCGACATCGATGCCATCGACTCCCGCCTGCACTGCGTCAACGCCGACAGCGCCCTCCTCGCCCCGGCGTCCCGTGCCCTCCCGCCCAGCACCCGACTCCTCACCCGCCTCGTCAAGCACTTCCCGCCCCTCCGCGACCTGGGCCTCTACCTCCGCTACACCTTCTGA
- a CDS encoding TetR/AcrR family transcriptional regulator, which translates to MKAARILDAAEELLVSYGYRRITVDEVARRAGVGKGTVYLYWPSKLELFGAVLTRDAARLVADQLDAMRADPAEVLLHRSMRWVFLAIMARPLARAWSTGDVELLGELMTRSRSGMLFAGGKRETTDRYLAVLHKHGLLLDEPSDLLAYRLSAAVTGSFVLESLTPDFDVEDKADALALTVRRAFEPSATPDPSAAAVEVVGLFSDWLSELLGELP; encoded by the coding sequence GTGAAGGCGGCTCGCATCCTCGACGCGGCCGAGGAGCTGCTGGTCAGCTACGGGTATCGGCGGATCACCGTGGACGAGGTCGCGCGGCGGGCCGGTGTCGGCAAGGGCACCGTGTACCTCTATTGGCCCAGCAAGCTGGAACTGTTCGGCGCCGTGCTGACCCGGGACGCCGCCCGGTTGGTCGCCGATCAGCTGGATGCGATGCGGGCCGATCCCGCGGAGGTGCTGCTGCACCGGTCGATGCGGTGGGTGTTCCTGGCGATCATGGCCCGGCCGCTGGCGCGGGCGTGGTCGACCGGTGACGTCGAACTGCTGGGTGAGCTGATGACGCGGTCGCGGAGCGGCATGCTTTTCGCCGGCGGGAAGCGGGAGACGACCGACCGCTACCTGGCCGTGCTGCACAAGCACGGCCTGCTGCTCGACGAGCCGTCGGATCTCTTGGCGTACCGGCTGTCCGCGGCGGTGACCGGTTCGTTCGTGCTGGAGTCGCTGACGCCGGATTTCGACGTCGAGGACAAGGCCGACGCGCTCGCGCTGACCGTGCGCCGGGCCTTCGAGCCTTCCGCGACACCGGATCCCTCGGCCGCCGCTGTCGAGGTCGTGGGCCTGTTCTCGGACTGGCTGTCCGAACTTCTCGGGGAGTTGCCATGA
- a CDS encoding aminotransferase class III-fold pyridoxal phosphate-dependent enzyme, producing MTDSVKRGLRDHLLLHFGQHAKLRDGEYPLVIDRAEGVHVIDTDGRRYLDALSCLFCAQLGYSYGDEFAEAATAQLKRLPFNTNWNTAHPPAIELAERLAGLAPDGINRAFFTSGGSEAVESAWKIARQYHVANGQPERVKAVARRTAYHGQTLGALALTGIPALKDPFGPPAIDVARVPNTGEGDLEFLLRETEETIIAADPGTIGMLIAEPVQNAGGCFTPPTGYWAGLRELADRYGFLLVADEVITGFGRIGEYFAVPEVVPDMITIAKGLTSAYAPMGAVLVSDRVAEPYFRPGQALSHGITFGGHPLAAAIALRNLEIFERDKILDGVRELAPHLRRRMHELHRLDVVKDVRGDGFFYAAELDLADPAQIKGAIPRRLREVGLIARADDRGAPVVQIAPPLVCEREHLDEIVDKIGNVLGEFLQEH from the coding sequence ATGACCGACAGCGTGAAGAGGGGCCTGCGCGACCACCTGCTGCTGCACTTCGGCCAGCACGCCAAGCTCCGTGACGGTGAGTATCCGCTGGTCATCGACCGTGCCGAGGGTGTGCACGTGATCGACACGGACGGCCGCCGCTACCTGGACGCGCTGTCCTGCCTGTTCTGTGCCCAGCTCGGCTACTCCTACGGGGACGAGTTCGCCGAGGCGGCGACGGCCCAGCTCAAGCGCCTGCCGTTCAACACCAACTGGAACACCGCCCACCCGCCGGCGATCGAGTTGGCCGAGCGCCTGGCCGGTCTCGCGCCGGACGGCATCAACCGGGCCTTCTTCACCTCGGGCGGCTCCGAGGCGGTGGAGTCGGCATGGAAGATCGCCCGCCAGTACCACGTCGCCAACGGCCAGCCGGAGCGTGTGAAAGCGGTTGCCCGCCGGACCGCCTACCACGGCCAGACTCTGGGCGCCCTCGCCCTCACCGGCATCCCGGCGCTGAAGGACCCCTTCGGCCCGCCGGCCATCGACGTGGCCAGGGTGCCCAACACCGGCGAGGGCGACCTCGAGTTCCTGCTGCGCGAGACCGAAGAGACGATCATCGCCGCCGACCCGGGGACCATCGGCATGCTGATCGCCGAGCCGGTGCAGAACGCCGGGGGCTGCTTCACCCCGCCGACGGGCTACTGGGCCGGCCTCCGCGAACTCGCCGATCGCTACGGCTTCCTGCTCGTCGCCGACGAGGTGATCACCGGCTTCGGCCGCATCGGCGAGTACTTCGCGGTGCCCGAGGTCGTCCCCGACATGATCACCATCGCCAAGGGGCTGACCTCGGCGTACGCCCCGATGGGCGCCGTCCTGGTCAGCGACCGGGTCGCCGAGCCGTACTTCCGCCCCGGCCAGGCGCTCTCGCACGGCATCACCTTCGGCGGCCACCCGCTGGCGGCCGCGATCGCCCTGCGCAACCTGGAGATCTTCGAGCGGGACAAGATCCTGGACGGGGTCCGCGAGCTGGCCCCGCACCTGCGGCGGAGGATGCACGAGCTGCACCGACTCGACGTCGTCAAGGACGTCCGCGGCGACGGCTTCTTCTACGCAGCCGAGCTGGACCTGGCCGATCCGGCCCAGATCAAGGGCGCGATTCCGCGACGGCTGCGCGAGGTCGGCCTGATCGCCCGCGCCGACGACCGCGGCGCGCCGGTGGTGCAGATCGCGCCGCCCCTGGTGTGCGAGCGGGAGCACCTGGACGAGATCGTGGACAAGATCGGCAACGTTCTGGGTGAATTTCTACAGGAACATTGA
- the boxC gene encoding 2,3-epoxybenzoyl-CoA dihydrolase, whose product MSFDAHPDTYRHWRMRVEGELAWLVLDVDESAGIVPGYELKLNSYDLGVDIELYDATQRLRFEHPEVRTVIVTSGKDRVFCAGANIRMLAASSHEWKVNFCKFTNETRNGMEDATEHSGQTYLAAVNGSCAGGGYELALACDHIVLVDDNSSAVALPEVPLLGVLPGTGGLTRLVDKRRVRKDRADVFATRSDGMRGRPAVQWGLVDEVVPPRRFDEVVRERALEAAERSTRPKDAKGIELTPLRREVDEDGIRYRYVKAAYERDLGLVKITVHASEDENWPLTVTRELDDLILRLRTNETELGTWVFTTAGDPDAVLAQEHRLLNDDSWLGNEIRHYYKRVLKRLDVTSRSLIALIEPGSCFVGMLLELAFACDRQYMLDGPPIDDEDSDERAAIQLTPANFGPFPMGNGLTRLQSRFYGEDVGRLSELDKPVDAVEAADLGLVTEAFDDIDWTDEIRIVLEGRASLSPDALTGMEANHRFVGPETLETKIFARLTAWQNWIFNRPNAAGPDGALRRYGTGQKPVFDRKRV is encoded by the coding sequence GTGTCCTTCGACGCGCACCCGGACACTTACCGGCACTGGCGCATGCGGGTCGAGGGGGAGCTGGCCTGGCTGGTGCTGGACGTGGACGAGTCGGCCGGCATCGTGCCCGGCTACGAGCTCAAGCTGAACTCCTACGACCTCGGCGTGGACATCGAGCTCTACGACGCCACCCAGCGACTGCGCTTCGAGCATCCCGAAGTACGCACGGTCATCGTCACCTCGGGCAAGGACCGGGTCTTCTGCGCCGGCGCCAACATCCGCATGCTGGCCGCGTCCAGCCACGAGTGGAAGGTGAACTTCTGCAAGTTCACCAACGAGACCCGCAACGGCATGGAGGACGCCACCGAGCACTCCGGCCAGACCTACCTGGCCGCCGTCAACGGGTCCTGCGCGGGCGGCGGCTACGAGCTGGCACTGGCCTGCGACCACATCGTGCTGGTGGACGACAACTCCTCGGCGGTGGCGCTGCCCGAGGTGCCGCTGCTGGGCGTGCTGCCCGGCACCGGCGGCCTGACCCGGCTGGTGGACAAGCGCCGGGTGCGCAAGGACCGCGCGGACGTGTTCGCCACCCGCAGCGACGGCATGCGCGGCCGGCCCGCTGTCCAATGGGGACTGGTCGACGAAGTCGTGCCGCCGCGGCGGTTCGACGAGGTGGTCAGGGAGCGTGCGCTCGAAGCAGCCGAGCGCTCCACCCGTCCGAAGGACGCCAAGGGCATCGAGCTGACACCGCTGCGGCGTGAGGTCGACGAGGACGGCATTCGCTACCGCTACGTGAAGGCCGCCTACGAGCGGGACCTGGGTCTCGTCAAGATCACCGTCCATGCTTCCGAGGACGAGAACTGGCCGCTGACCGTCACCCGCGAGCTCGACGACCTGATCCTTCGCCTGCGCACCAACGAGACCGAGCTCGGCACCTGGGTGTTCACCACCGCGGGCGACCCGGACGCCGTGCTGGCGCAGGAACACCGACTGCTCAACGACGATTCCTGGCTGGGCAACGAGATCCGGCACTACTACAAGCGGGTTCTCAAGCGGCTCGACGTCACCAGCCGCAGCCTGATCGCGCTGATCGAACCCGGTTCCTGCTTCGTCGGAATGCTGCTGGAACTGGCCTTCGCCTGCGACCGGCAGTACATGTTGGACGGACCGCCGATCGACGACGAGGACAGCGACGAGCGGGCGGCGATCCAGCTCACCCCGGCCAACTTCGGGCCGTTCCCGATGGGCAACGGCCTGACCCGGCTGCAATCCCGGTTCTACGGCGAGGATGTCGGCCGACTGTCCGAACTGGACAAGCCGGTCGACGCCGTCGAGGCGGCCGACCTCGGCCTGGTCACCGAGGCGTTCGACGACATCGACTGGACCGACGAGATCCGCATCGTGCTGGAGGGGCGGGCCTCGCTCAGCCCGGACGCGCTCACCGGCATGGAGGCCAACCACCGGTTCGTCGGCCCGGAGACCCTCGAAACCAAGATCTTCGCCCGGCTCACGGCCTGGCAGAACTGGATCTTCAACCGACCCAACGCCGCCGGCCCCGATGGCGCGCTGCGCCGCTACGGCACCGGCCAGAAGCCGGTGTTCGACCGGAAGCGAGTGTGA
- the boxB gene encoding benzoyl-CoA 2,3-epoxidase subunit BoxB, giving the protein MASPINYDEKIPNNVDLSSDRRLQRALEGWQPKFMNWWSEMGPTLETHDVYLRTAVSVGRAGWAHFDHVKLDEYRWGIFLAEREQERRIGFGEHRGEPVWQQVPGEYRADLQRLIVIQGDTEPASVEQQRHLGLTAPSLYDLRNLFQVNVEEGRHLWAMVYLLHAYFGREGRDQAEDLLLRNSGSPDSPRILGAFNEETADWLAFYMFTYFTDRDGKYQLGTLKESAFDPLSRTCEFMLKEEAHHMFVGTTGVDRVVARSAELIREHDTFDIAPHGGIPLEIIQKYINFHYSVSLDLFGSETSTNAANYYTAGLKGRWQEGRRKDDHKLTDTGGLLETPRPDGTWGAEELSTILMLNLDLRNEYIADCEHGVTRWNRILAEAGIDRKLRLPHPAFNRHVGVNSAFHVSPDGEILDEATWTRASDKWLPTSQDLTFVQSLMRPVYERGKIASWVAPPTNGINGKPFEYEYVHLA; this is encoded by the coding sequence ATGGCCAGCCCCATCAACTATGACGAGAAGATCCCCAACAACGTCGACCTGTCCTCGGACCGCCGGCTGCAGCGCGCCCTGGAGGGTTGGCAGCCGAAGTTCATGAACTGGTGGTCGGAGATGGGCCCGACGCTGGAGACGCACGACGTCTACCTGCGCACCGCGGTCAGCGTCGGCCGCGCCGGCTGGGCCCACTTCGACCACGTCAAGCTGGACGAGTACCGGTGGGGCATCTTCCTGGCCGAACGCGAGCAGGAGCGGCGGATCGGCTTCGGCGAGCACCGCGGCGAGCCGGTGTGGCAGCAGGTGCCCGGCGAGTACCGGGCCGACCTGCAGCGGTTGATCGTCATCCAGGGCGACACCGAGCCGGCCTCCGTCGAGCAGCAACGCCACCTCGGGCTCACCGCGCCGAGCCTCTACGACCTGCGCAACCTGTTCCAGGTCAATGTCGAAGAAGGCCGGCACCTGTGGGCGATGGTGTACCTGCTGCACGCCTACTTCGGCCGCGAGGGCCGCGACCAGGCCGAGGATCTGTTGCTGCGCAACTCCGGCAGTCCCGACTCGCCGCGCATCCTCGGCGCGTTCAACGAGGAGACCGCGGACTGGCTCGCGTTCTACATGTTCACGTACTTCACCGACCGGGATGGCAAGTATCAGCTGGGCACGCTGAAGGAGAGCGCCTTCGACCCGCTCTCGCGGACCTGCGAGTTCATGCTCAAGGAGGAGGCGCACCACATGTTCGTCGGCACCACCGGTGTCGACCGGGTGGTGGCCCGCAGCGCCGAACTGATCCGCGAGCACGACACGTTCGACATCGCCCCGCACGGCGGCATCCCGCTGGAGATCATCCAGAAGTACATCAACTTCCACTACAGCGTGTCGCTGGACCTGTTCGGCAGCGAGACCTCGACCAACGCCGCGAACTACTACACCGCCGGGCTGAAGGGCCGCTGGCAGGAGGGCCGGCGCAAGGACGACCACAAGCTGACCGACACCGGCGGCCTGCTGGAGACGCCGCGCCCGGACGGCACGTGGGGCGCCGAGGAGCTGTCCACGATCCTGATGCTGAACCTGGACCTGCGCAACGAGTACATCGCCGACTGCGAGCACGGCGTCACCCGCTGGAACCGCATCCTGGCCGAGGCCGGCATCGACCGGAAGCTGCGGCTGCCGCACCCCGCCTTCAACCGCCACGTGGGCGTGAACTCGGCCTTCCATGTCTCGCCGGACGGGGAGATCCTGGACGAGGCGACGTGGACCAGGGCCAGCGACAAGTGGCTGCCGACCAGCCAGGACCTGACGTTCGTGCAGTCGTTGATGCGTCCGGTCTACGAACGGGGCAAGATCGCCTCCTGGGTCGCGCCGCCGACCAACGGCATCAACGGCAAGCCGTTCGAGTACGAATACGTCCATCTGGCCTGA
- a CDS encoding benzoate-CoA ligase family protein, with protein MPDRFNAAEYLVDRHLECGHTAVVTGRRTLSYAELAEQVHRVAAGLRELGVRPEERVVLSMADDVEMLSAVLGAMYLGAVPVPVSTMLTPVELATLLADSRSRVLLASVEFATACQAAVELAPEVEIVVLDGETDFAPRQGVAVSQWHDLVDAGALETPYRTWADSPALWLYTSGTTGQPKAAMHRHESIRAVGTYYGNGVLELNPEDRCLSVSKLFFAYGLGNSCFMPLAAGAVALLERSRSTPELIAGRAAADRATVLFGVPTFYAATLASAVPDDAFSTVRQGVSAGEALPAVLFEKFRARFGVEILDGIGSTEALHIFLSNRPGEAVAGTSGVPVPGYQVEIRDEAGNLADTGDLLVNGPSTATGYWCRNDITREVFQGRWLRTGDTYRRNADGTYTYLGRSNDMLKAGGVWVSPFEVENRLLEHPDVEEVAVVSATDESGLQKPVACVVPALGHKVDEDALITWCRDGLASYKRPRAVVEVTEMPKTATGKIRRNVLRDIVKDVLIDDRVDR; from the coding sequence ATGCCGGACCGGTTCAACGCCGCGGAGTACCTGGTCGACCGGCATCTGGAGTGCGGGCACACCGCCGTCGTCACCGGCCGGCGCACGCTCTCGTACGCGGAGCTCGCGGAGCAGGTGCACCGGGTGGCGGCCGGGCTGCGGGAGCTGGGGGTCCGGCCCGAGGAGCGGGTCGTGCTCAGCATGGCCGACGACGTCGAGATGCTCAGCGCCGTGCTCGGCGCGATGTACCTGGGCGCGGTGCCGGTGCCGGTGTCGACCATGTTGACGCCGGTCGAGCTGGCCACGCTGCTGGCCGACTCGCGGAGCCGGGTGCTGCTGGCGTCGGTGGAGTTCGCGACGGCGTGCCAGGCCGCCGTGGAGCTGGCGCCCGAGGTCGAAATCGTGGTGCTGGACGGGGAAACCGACTTCGCGCCGCGCCAGGGCGTGGCGGTGAGCCAGTGGCACGACCTCGTCGACGCCGGCGCGCTGGAGACGCCGTATCGGACGTGGGCCGACTCGCCGGCGCTGTGGCTGTACACCTCCGGGACCACCGGGCAGCCGAAGGCGGCGATGCACCGGCACGAGAGCATTCGCGCCGTCGGCACGTACTACGGAAACGGGGTGCTGGAGCTCAATCCTGAGGACCGTTGCCTGTCGGTGTCGAAGCTGTTCTTCGCGTACGGGCTGGGCAACTCGTGCTTCATGCCGCTGGCCGCCGGCGCGGTCGCGCTGCTGGAACGGTCGCGGTCCACGCCGGAGCTGATCGCCGGCCGAGCCGCCGCCGATCGGGCGACGGTGTTGTTCGGCGTGCCCACCTTCTACGCGGCGACCCTGGCCAGTGCTGTTCCCGATGACGCGTTTTCCACCGTGCGGCAAGGGGTTTCGGCCGGGGAGGCGCTGCCGGCGGTGCTGTTCGAGAAGTTCCGCGCCCGGTTCGGCGTGGAGATCCTGGACGGCATCGGCTCCACCGAGGCACTGCACATCTTCCTGTCCAACCGGCCCGGCGAGGCGGTGGCCGGCACCAGCGGTGTGCCCGTGCCCGGCTACCAGGTGGAGATCCGCGACGAGGCCGGAAACCTCGCCGACACGGGGGATCTGCTCGTCAACGGGCCGTCGACGGCGACGGGTTACTGGTGCCGCAACGACATCACCCGCGAGGTGTTCCAGGGCAGATGGCTGCGCACCGGCGACACCTACCGGCGCAACGCCGACGGCACCTACACGTATCTGGGGCGCAGCAACGACATGCTCAAGGCCGGCGGCGTGTGGGTGTCGCCGTTCGAGGTGGAGAACCGGCTGCTGGAGCACCCGGACGTGGAGGAGGTCGCCGTGGTGTCGGCGACCGACGAGTCCGGGCTGCAGAAGCCCGTCGCGTGCGTGGTGCCGGCGTTGGGGCACAAGGTGGACGAGGATGCGTTGATCACGTGGTGCCGGGACGGGCTGGCCTCGTACAAGCGGCCGCGGGCGGTGGTCGAGGTGACCGAGATGCCGAAGACCGCCACCGGCAAGATTCGCCGGAACGTGTTGCGGGACATCGTCAAGGACGTATTGATCGATGACCGGGTTGACCGATGA
- a CDS encoding amidohydrolase family protein: MIVDAHVHVPRLSTLKPAWLEWADQFSGDHPWRSVYSENGDPVPSKLDALLAEQGVDRALLFCEYSPRATGIQPIEDLLPIVSYNPERFRLVANVNPHLHHPLASEVERQLDLGAVAVKLHPVHGCFSPGDREVYAVYRVCEERGVPVIFHSGVSSFPGSRSSYGDPALLVDVVEDFPAVQFVFAHGGRGWWYDTAAFLALAKPNVWLDLAGLPPRKLPEYYARFDLRRLAARWIFGTDWPGVPGAARNVAALRELGLGEELLAGVLSGNAAKVFPGLDV; encoded by the coding sequence ATGATCGTTGACGCGCACGTGCACGTGCCGCGACTGTCCACTTTGAAGCCGGCGTGGCTGGAGTGGGCCGACCAGTTCAGCGGCGACCACCCGTGGCGCTCGGTCTACTCCGAGAACGGCGACCCGGTGCCTTCGAAGCTGGACGCGTTGCTCGCGGAGCAGGGCGTCGACCGGGCGCTGCTGTTCTGCGAGTACAGCCCGCGGGCGACGGGAATTCAGCCGATCGAGGACCTGCTGCCGATCGTTTCGTACAACCCGGAGCGGTTCCGGCTGGTCGCCAACGTGAACCCGCACCTGCACCACCCGCTGGCGTCCGAAGTGGAGCGTCAGCTCGACCTCGGCGCCGTGGCCGTGAAGCTGCATCCCGTGCACGGCTGCTTCTCGCCCGGCGACCGCGAGGTCTATGCGGTGTACCGGGTGTGCGAGGAACGCGGCGTTCCGGTGATCTTCCACTCGGGAGTGTCCAGCTTCCCGGGATCCCGTTCCAGCTACGGGGATCCCGCGCTGCTGGTCGACGTGGTCGAGGACTTTCCGGCCGTGCAGTTCGTGTTCGCCCACGGCGGCCGGGGCTGGTGGTACGACACGGCGGCCTTCCTCGCGCTGGCCAAGCCCAACGTGTGGCTCGACCTCGCCGGCCTGCCGCCGCGCAAGCTTCCCGAGTACTACGCCCGCTTCGACCTGCGGCGACTCGCCGCCCGCTGGATTTTCGGCACCGACTGGCCGGGAGTCCCGGGCGCGGCCCGCAACGTGGCCGCCCTCAGGGAGTTGGGGCTCGGGGAGGAGCTGCTGGCCGGAGTGCTCAGCGGAAACGCCGCCAAGGTGTTCCCGGGATTGGATGTATAG